GAACTCGCTTACCGAACCGAGGTTATGCGTTGAAACCAGCATGGTGCAACCTTCGTCGCGCAGCTCCCGCAGCAGGGTGATAATGCGCGCTTCGGTCTGCACATCGACGCCGGTAAAGGGTTCATCCAGCAGAATGACTTTCCCCTGCTGGGCGATAGCGCGGGCGAGAAACACGCGCTTTTTCTGCCCTCCGGAGAGTTCGCCTATCTGCCGATGGCGATACTCGCTCATGCCGACCCGCTCCAGCGCGGCGTCGACAATCTCATGGTCGCGTGATTTTGCCCGCCGCAGCCAGCCCATATGGCCGTAGCGGCCCATCATCACCACATCTTCCACCAGCACCGGGAAGGACCAGTCCACCTCTTCCGACTGCGGAACATAGGCCACGAGGTTCTGGCGCAGAGCGCGGTTAACCGTTTGACCAAGAATGGCGATATCGCCCCGGCCCACGCGCACGAAGCCCATCAGCGCTTTAAACAGCGTCGATTTTCCCGAACCGTTCACCCCGACCAGCGCGGCAATTGAGCTGCGCGGGACGCTAAATGAAGCATCGCGCAGGGCGGTATGCCCGTTGCGATAGGTTACGCTGACGTTGTTGACCGCGAGGCCCGGCAGCTCGTGACTCATGCCTGTTTCCTTAGTCCGTCGTTGATACCCTGGACGATGGTTTCGGTGGTGACGCGCAGCAGGTCGAGGTAGGTCGGAACCGGACCGTCGGCGGCGCTCAGGGAGTCGACGTACAGGACGCCGCCATAGTGGGCACCCGCTTCCCGTGCTACTTGACGCGCGGGTTTATCGGAGATAGTGCTTTCGCTAAAGATAGTCGGGATACGCTCTTTCTTCATGGTGTCGATGGTTTTGCGCACCTGCTGCGGCGTGCCCTGCTGGTCGGCGTTGATCGGCCACAGATAGAGTTCCTGCAGGCCGTTATCGCGGGCCAGATAGGAGAACGCACCTTCGCTAGTCACCAGCCAGCGCTTATCCTGCGGCAGCTTCGCCAGTTCCGCCTTCAGCGGCGCCATGGTCTGGCGGATCTTCTCTTTGTAGGCTTCGGCGTTCTGGCGATAGGTATCGGCATTGACAGGATCGTATTTCACCAGCGCGTCACGAATATTATCGACATAGATCAGCGCGTTATCCGCCGACATCCAGGCGTGCGGGTTAGGCTTGCCGTTATACGGACCATCACTGATGCCCATCGGCTGAATCCCGTTGCTGACCACCACTTCCGGCACGTCGTTCAGGTGCTGATAAAAACGGGCAAACCACAGCTCAAGGTTCAGGCCGTTGGTGAGGATCAACTGAGCGCCCTGTGCGCGTTTAATATCGCCGGGAGTAGGCTGATATTCATGAATCTCGGCTCCCGGTTTAGTAATTGAGCTGACGTCGGCGGCGTCACCCGCGATGTTCTGCGCCATATCGGCGATCACGGTGAAGGTGGTGATGACTTTGAATTTGTCTTTCGCCTGCGCCGGAGTGATGGCAAAGAGCGCCAGAGTCGCAGCAAACATCAGGTGCTTCAGAGGTGGCAGATGCAGCATAAGGTCCCTCATAATATTGTGGTTAATTAATCATCATTTATAGCCGTTGCTATGTTATATAGCACAAGCTATTTATAAATGAAAATAATTCTTATTTAGATGTAAGGGAAATGATTAGCATGGGAATAAAGCGATATAGGAGGAAGACCCGGTCAGAAGAGAGACCGGGGCAAAGATTAAGATAAATCAGCCACCGACTGGCGTGGGATCAGGCGACCCGTCAGCGTGCGTCCTTCGAAGGAGAAGGTAGGGCGCTCGTCGATCAGGCTGCGGATGCGCTGAATACAGTTTTCCATCAACTGCTCCAGCGGCCAGGAAATGCACGTCAGCGGCGGATTCAGCAGCGAGGCGAGGGGAGAATCCTCAAGGCTTAGCAGCGAGACCTCCTGCGGCACGGCGACGTTAAATTCGCGCAGCAGACGCATCGCTTCCGCAGCGTAGCGGTCGCGTTTAACGATAATCACCGAATATTTGCTGAAGCTATTAATCAGCGTCAGCAGCGCCTGCTCGACGTTGTCGTTGGCCGCCAGCATCAGCTGTCGGTTAAACGGGATAGAGTAGTTTTGCAGAACGTTGCGATAGCCTTCGAGCATCTGGCGGCTGGCGTCATCGCTGTCGTTATCGGTCAGCAGGGCAATATTGCGGTGGCCTTTGCCAATCACGTAGCGGCAGGCGCTCTCGGTGGCAAATGCATAGTCGTAGCCCTGATTATTGACCCCGGCGACGCTAAACCTGTCGAAGGAGATAACGTTGCGTGGGGTATCGGCAGCGACGGCACCGAGCACCACCACCGCGACGCACTGGCGCTGTAAATCGTCAACCACCGCCGCCTGTTCAGCCGCATCCGTCACGTATTGCACAATCAGGTTTTTATTCAGCCCCTTCAGCGCTAATGACAGCATCGGCAGCAGGCGTGCGCCGCTGCTTTCGTCGTTCGCCGGAATCACCAGCCCCACGTGATTGGATGTCTGACTGGCGAGGTTTTGCGCGGCAAAGCTTGGGCGGTAGTTGAGTTCTTCTACTGCCCGTAAAACGGCCTCGCGGCTCTCTTCGCGCACGCCACGTGTGCCGGTCAGCACGCGGGATACCGTCGCCCGGGAGACATTCGCTAATCTTGAAACATCATCAATGGTTGGCATGGCATTTTCTGTCTGAATATTTTCGCCTAGCTTAGCATACCTGCTGAAAAAAGTGTCTATCGCCAGCGGCCTTCAGCGCTTGCCTGAACTGGCAATCAGCCCGCGCCACCGCCCGGTTTTCCCCCTCTCCCTTTTGGGGAGAGGGCCGGGGTGAGGGGCAGCCCTACGCGTGCAACGGTCGCCCGGTTTTCTCCCTCTCCCTTTTGGGGAGAGGGCCGGGGTGAGGGGGTAAACCTACGCGTGCAGCGGTCGCCCGGTTTTCTCCCTCTCCCTTTTGGGGAGAGGGCCGGGGTGAGGGGGCAGCCCTACGCGTGCAGCGGTCGCGAGCGGTAAATCGCAATCAGCTCGCCGATCAGCTCTTTCGCCAGAATCGAAGTCATCAAATGATCCTGGGCGTGAACCATCACCAGCGTCATTTTGGTCTTTCCCTCGCCTTCGTCGGCTTCAATCAGCTGCGTCTGCACCAGATGCGCCTCGCGGGCAAAATGCGCCGCTTCTTTCATCTTCTCGTCGGCTGCGGCGAAATCGCCCTCTTTAGCGCAGCTCAGCGCTTCGTAGCACAGGCTACGCGACTGCCCGGCGTTGATGATGATACCCATCACCTGTTCTTCTAATTCCATGACAAACCTCTGA
This Klebsiella sp. RHBSTW-00484 DNA region includes the following protein-coding sequences:
- a CDS encoding PTS lactose/cellobiose transporter subunit IIA translates to MELEEQVMGIIINAGQSRSLCYEALSCAKEGDFAAADEKMKEAAHFAREAHLVQTQLIEADEGEGKTKMTLVMVHAQDHLMTSILAKELIGELIAIYRSRPLHA
- a CDS encoding metal ABC transporter substrate-binding protein; translated protein: MLHLPPLKHLMFAATLALFAITPAQAKDKFKVITTFTVIADMAQNIAGDAADVSSITKPGAEIHEYQPTPGDIKRAQGAQLILTNGLNLELWFARFYQHLNDVPEVVVSNGIQPMGISDGPYNGKPNPHAWMSADNALIYVDNIRDALVKYDPVNADTYRQNAEAYKEKIRQTMAPLKAELAKLPQDKRWLVTSEGAFSYLARDNGLQELYLWPINADQQGTPQQVRKTIDTMKKERIPTIFSESTISDKPARQVAREAGAHYGGVLYVDSLSAADGPVPTYLDLLRVTTETIVQGINDGLRKQA
- a CDS encoding manganese/iron ABC transporter ATP-binding protein, which codes for MSHELPGLAVNNVSVTYRNGHTALRDASFSVPRSSIAALVGVNGSGKSTLFKALMGFVRVGRGDIAILGQTVNRALRQNLVAYVPQSEEVDWSFPVLVEDVVMMGRYGHMGWLRRAKSRDHEIVDAALERVGMSEYRHRQIGELSGGQKKRVFLARAIAQQGKVILLDEPFTGVDVQTEARIITLLRELRDEGCTMLVSTHNLGSVSEFCDYTVMVKGTVLASGPTETTFTAENLELAFSGVLRHVVLSGAEERIITDDERPFISRRAAGGER
- a CDS encoding LacI family DNA-binding transcriptional regulator, with amino-acid sequence MPTIDDVSRLANVSRATVSRVLTGTRGVREESREAVLRAVEELNYRPSFAAQNLASQTSNHVGLVIPANDESSGARLLPMLSLALKGLNKNLIVQYVTDAAEQAAVVDDLQRQCVAVVVLGAVAADTPRNVISFDRFSVAGVNNQGYDYAFATESACRYVIGKGHRNIALLTDNDSDDASRQMLEGYRNVLQNYSIPFNRQLMLAANDNVEQALLTLINSFSKYSVIIVKRDRYAAEAMRLLREFNVAVPQEVSLLSLEDSPLASLLNPPLTCISWPLEQLMENCIQRIRSLIDERPTFSFEGRTLTGRLIPRQSVADLS